GAGAACTTCAAGGCCCTCCAGGACGAGCTTGCAGGCACCGAGAACAAGATATCGTACGTGCGCATGGCCTACAACGACACGGTGATGGAATACAACACCGCGATAAAGACGTTCCCGAACAACCTGCTCGCAGGCATGCTCGGCTTCAAGGACGTCCAATTCTTCCAAACCGAGGGCGCGGAGCGCCAGAGCGTCAAGGTGCAGTTCTGATTTTTCCTTTTTAA
Above is a window of Candidatus Micrarchaeia archaeon DNA encoding:
- a CDS encoding LemA family protein; translated protein: ENFKALQDELAGTENKISYVRMAYNDTVMEYNTAIKTFPNNLLAGMLGFKDVQFFQTEGAERQSVKVQF